The Psychrosphaera ytuae genome includes a region encoding these proteins:
- the phhA gene encoding phenylalanine 4-monooxygenase, translating to MGKQSSYSSKQSDANGFIHWTDDENQVWSELIERQLKVIKGKACDEYFEGLEKLQLPQDRVPQLKEVSEVLLDTTGWQCAEVPALINFESFFKLLADKKFPTATFIRRREHFDYLQEPDIFHEIFGHCAMLTNPAFAEFTHTYGKLGLAATKEERVYLARLYWFTVEFGLMKQNDELRIYGGGILSSPSETEYAFSSDVPERQEMNVIDAFRTPYRIDIMQPKYFVIDGIEQLFEISQLDLMSMVREAMALGLYPPLFPPKSAA from the coding sequence ATGGGCAAGCAATCGAGCTATAGTTCAAAGCAGTCGGACGCAAATGGTTTTATTCATTGGACGGATGATGAAAATCAAGTTTGGAGCGAATTGATTGAGCGCCAATTAAAGGTAATTAAAGGCAAAGCGTGTGACGAGTATTTTGAGGGACTGGAAAAGCTCCAGTTACCTCAAGATCGTGTTCCACAGTTAAAAGAAGTAAGTGAAGTACTTCTCGATACGACAGGTTGGCAATGTGCAGAAGTACCTGCGCTCATTAATTTTGAGTCATTCTTCAAACTATTAGCTGACAAAAAGTTTCCAACGGCAACCTTTATTCGCCGCCGCGAACACTTTGATTATCTGCAAGAGCCAGACATTTTTCACGAAATCTTTGGTCATTGTGCCATGTTGACAAACCCAGCCTTTGCTGAGTTTACACATACATACGGTAAGTTAGGCTTGGCGGCTACAAAAGAAGAGCGCGTGTACCTAGCTCGTTTGTACTGGTTTACGGTTGAATTTGGCTTGATGAAACAAAATGACGAACTACGCATTTACGGTGGTGGCATTTTGTCTTCTCCAAGTGAAACTGAATACGCATTCAGCTCAGATGTACCAGAGCGACAAGAAATGAATGTAATTGACGCTTTTCGCACACCGTACCGTATTGACATCATGCAACCAAAGTATTTTGTCATCGATGGCATAGAGCAACTATTTGAAATTTCGCAGTTGGATCTAATGTCTATGGTTCGCGAGGCCATGGCACTTGGGTTATATCCACCGCTGTTCCCACCTAAGTCAGCGGCTTAG
- the tyrR gene encoding transcriptional regulator TyrR has product MRLQIACQDRMGLAKEVLNILVDHDIDLRGIEFDKNTQCLYVAFPQIEFEAFQQVMAAIRRVDGITDVKTTNFLPYEREHNELVTLLRILPDGVISIDNKGRIVTANQASLVDLGVSEGDILGQPIQSVLKGFNFCKWLDSKDVSGQTLKLTANNEEFVTDILPINVTDEEGHVQLAGAVVNLKSHSRLGQQINAFRDDNSESFNDILANSTSMRRVIREAKKMSQLEAPVLLQGETGTGKELIARACHDASERSDQPFIALSCASLPDNVAESELFGFSGDAFDTQDTSGKRGIFEQADGGTVFLDEVSEMSAEMQTKLLRFLQDGTFRRVAEEQEVKVNVRVICSTQKDLASMVQEGLFREDLYYRLNVLSITIPPLRERRMDIIPLANHFIQKFSTELGKRAPTLSKTCSEYIQSYPWPGNTRQLENSLYRAISISDQEILEVEDLELPYYSPEYGYLDEEFEGSLDQAVKRFEASLLRKLYPAYPSSRQLAKKLGLSHTAIANKLRDYGINKKSTKV; this is encoded by the coding sequence ATGCGGTTACAAATTGCCTGCCAAGACCGAATGGGCTTAGCGAAAGAAGTACTTAATATTTTGGTAGATCACGACATTGATTTACGCGGAATAGAGTTTGATAAAAACACCCAATGTCTTTATGTAGCCTTTCCTCAAATTGAGTTTGAGGCATTTCAACAGGTTATGGCAGCGATTCGACGTGTCGATGGAATCACTGATGTAAAAACAACTAATTTTTTACCGTACGAACGTGAGCATAACGAACTGGTTACTTTGTTACGCATCCTACCAGACGGCGTTATCTCAATTGATAACAAAGGTCGAATCGTAACGGCCAACCAAGCCTCATTGGTCGACTTGGGTGTGAGTGAAGGTGATATTTTAGGCCAGCCTATTCAAAGTGTGTTGAAAGGGTTTAACTTTTGTAAGTGGCTCGACAGTAAAGATGTGAGTGGCCAAACCCTTAAACTAACTGCCAACAATGAAGAGTTTGTAACAGACATTTTGCCAATCAACGTTACCGACGAAGAAGGTCACGTGCAGTTAGCTGGTGCTGTAGTTAACCTCAAGTCTCATAGTCGTCTCGGCCAACAAATTAATGCGTTTAGAGACGATAACTCCGAGTCTTTCAACGATATTTTAGCCAATAGTACAAGCATGCGTCGGGTAATACGCGAAGCTAAAAAAATGTCGCAATTAGAAGCGCCCGTACTTCTCCAAGGTGAAACTGGTACAGGTAAAGAGTTAATAGCTCGTGCGTGTCACGATGCCAGTGAGCGCAGCGACCAACCATTTATTGCGCTTAGCTGTGCGTCTTTACCAGACAATGTCGCTGAGTCTGAACTGTTTGGTTTTAGCGGTGATGCCTTTGATACTCAAGATACGTCAGGTAAACGAGGGATCTTTGAACAAGCGGACGGCGGTACCGTATTTTTAGATGAAGTGTCAGAGATGTCTGCCGAAATGCAAACGAAACTGTTACGCTTTTTACAAGATGGAACATTTCGTCGAGTTGCAGAAGAGCAAGAGGTAAAAGTGAATGTCAGGGTCATTTGTTCGACTCAAAAAGACTTAGCGAGTATGGTACAAGAAGGCCTGTTTAGAGAAGATCTATACTACCGTCTCAATGTACTTAGCATCACAATTCCGCCTCTACGCGAACGTCGCATGGATATTATTCCATTGGCTAATCACTTTATTCAAAAGTTTTCTACAGAGCTTGGCAAGCGCGCTCCGACATTATCAAAAACCTGCAGCGAATACATTCAAAGCTATCCTTGGCCGGGTAATACTCGTCAATTAGAAAACAGTTTGTACCGAGCTATTAGTATCTCTGATCAAGAAATATTAGAAGTGGAAGATTTAGAATTGCCGTATTACTCACCGGAGTACGGTTACCTTGATGAGGAATTTGAAGGAAGCTTAGACCAAGCAGTTAAACGTTTTGAAGCGAGCTTGTTACGCAAACTTTACCCTGCTTATCCAAGCTCAAGACAGCTGGCTAAAAAGCTGGGATTAAGTCATACCGCAATTGCAAACAAACTACGCGATTATGGCATCAACAAAAAAAGCACAAAGGTGTAA
- the maiA gene encoding maleylacetoacetate isomerase, with protein MKLYGYWRSSAAYRVRIALNLKQLDCEHESVHLVKDGGQQHSEAYKSLNPMELVPTLVDGDFTLNQSMAILDYLDAKYPQTPLLPNTLEDNAKAKALAFDIACDIHPLNNLRVLQYITGPLGQSDEAKVAWYHHWIDTGFKSLEKKLAVTAGTYCYGDNVSWADICLVPQVYNAERFNVDMSQYPIIQAITERCRALPAFHQAAPEQQPDAV; from the coding sequence ATGAAATTATATGGATACTGGCGTTCGTCAGCCGCATACCGAGTACGCATTGCATTAAACCTAAAGCAATTGGACTGTGAGCATGAAAGTGTTCATTTGGTCAAAGATGGCGGACAACAGCACTCAGAAGCCTATAAGTCATTAAATCCGATGGAATTGGTGCCAACATTGGTTGATGGTGATTTCACTCTTAATCAATCAATGGCAATTTTGGATTACTTAGATGCCAAATATCCACAAACACCTTTGTTACCAAATACATTAGAAGACAACGCTAAAGCCAAAGCGCTTGCTTTTGACATCGCTTGTGATATTCACCCATTGAATAACTTACGTGTTTTGCAATATATAACAGGCCCATTAGGTCAAAGTGATGAAGCTAAAGTTGCTTGGTACCACCATTGGATTGATACAGGCTTTAAATCACTCGAGAAAAAGCTAGCTGTAACAGCAGGCACATATTGTTATGGGGATAATGTGAGTTGGGCAGATATTTGTCTGGTACCGCAGGTTTACAACGCTGAGCGCTTTAATGTCGATATGAGTCAATACCCAATTATTCAGGCGATAACAGAGCGCTGCCGAGCATTACCGGCGTTTCATCAAGCTGCGCCAGAGCAACAACCGGACGCAGTTTAA
- the uvrY gene encoding UvrY/SirA/GacA family response regulator transcription factor → MINVLLVDDHELVRTGIRRIIDEVRGMKVVGEVATGEEAFQFCRNEEPDVVLMDMNMPGIGGLEATKKIVRYCPDVKIIILTVHTEDPFPSKVMQMGASGFVTKQTGPDDLIQAIRSVNVGQRYLAPDIAQQIALSKFTGNDAEQMFDSLSERELQIMLMITKGEKVQDIAEQLSLSSKTVNSYRYRIFKKLNVQNDVELTHIAIRHGMLDMETLK, encoded by the coding sequence TTGATAAATGTCTTGTTAGTTGATGACCATGAATTAGTACGTACAGGGATCCGTCGTATTATAGATGAAGTCCGAGGCATGAAGGTCGTAGGTGAAGTTGCAACTGGTGAAGAAGCGTTTCAATTTTGTCGAAACGAAGAGCCAGATGTAGTTTTAATGGACATGAATATGCCAGGGATAGGTGGTTTAGAAGCAACTAAAAAAATTGTTCGCTACTGTCCCGACGTCAAGATCATCATTTTAACGGTTCATACCGAAGATCCATTCCCTAGCAAAGTAATGCAAATGGGCGCATCGGGCTTTGTTACCAAACAAACTGGCCCAGATGATTTAATTCAAGCTATTCGCTCGGTAAATGTTGGTCAGCGCTATTTAGCGCCGGATATAGCTCAGCAAATTGCGCTCAGTAAGTTTACAGGCAATGACGCAGAGCAAATGTTCGACTCGTTGAGCGAACGAGAATTGCAAATCATGTTAATGATCACTAAAGGTGAAAAAGTACAGGATATAGCGGAGCAGTTGAGTCTCAGTTCTAAGACAGTAAACAGTTATCGCTATCGCATATTCAAAAAGCTGAACGTTCAAAATGACGTTGAACTCACTCATATAGCTATCCGACACGGCATGTTAGATATGGAAACGTTAAAATAG
- the uvrC gene encoding excinuclease ABC subunit UvrC, whose amino-acid sequence MSNPTFDSSHFLKHVTTQPGVYRMLDAEHQVIYVGKAKNLKNRLSSYFQKNLSSVKTKALVAQIANIEVTVTETETEALILENNLIKEYLPKYNILLRDDKSFPYILITDHKHPRLTMHRGKKRFKGEYFGPFPSAGAVGQSLRIMQKVFPVRQCEDGFYKARSRPCLQHQLKRCSAPCVEGYVSDEQYLEQVDLVKTFLAGKSQDVIDSLIAKMEKASEQLHFEDAAFYRDQITALRKVTEQNNVSGTIDEIDVLAFSQDKGLCTVHVLYIRDQKVLGSKNYSPTVPADSEPSEIITSFISQFYLNGIGGQNIPKTIIVPTLTEDLDELSEAISQIRNRKVELIKPQRGEKYKYYQLAQKNADIDLAMKLADGRAISSKYKELKEVLKLPKIERMECFDISHTFGEYPIASCVVFGPDGPQKSDYRRYNVKGVKGGDDYGAMEFALNKRYKNVKDAQNVPDILFIDGGKGQLNKAEAFFADWPLEKAPIIVGIAKGEGRKPGLETLYLNAGAVEIDLPATSMALHLIQHIRDESHRFAITGHRNKRNKAKTQSVLQDIPGVGGKRRQALLKNFGGLQGVLAAKIEDLAKVPGISKQLAQEIHGFLHDGD is encoded by the coding sequence ATGTCTAATCCGACGTTTGATAGCAGTCATTTTTTAAAACATGTCACCACTCAACCTGGTGTGTACCGTATGCTTGATGCGGAACACCAGGTGATTTATGTGGGCAAAGCAAAAAACCTAAAAAACCGTTTATCTAGTTACTTCCAGAAAAACCTGTCGAGTGTAAAGACCAAGGCGCTGGTGGCACAAATTGCCAATATCGAAGTCACGGTAACAGAGACGGAAACAGAAGCTCTTATCCTAGAAAACAACCTCATTAAAGAGTATTTACCTAAATACAATATTTTATTGAGAGACGACAAATCCTTCCCTTACATTTTAATCACTGATCACAAGCACCCAAGACTTACTATGCACCGAGGTAAGAAACGCTTCAAAGGAGAGTACTTTGGTCCTTTTCCTTCTGCTGGTGCGGTCGGACAAAGTTTGCGAATTATGCAGAAGGTGTTTCCTGTTCGTCAGTGTGAAGATGGCTTTTATAAAGCCCGTAGTCGTCCTTGTTTACAACATCAATTAAAACGCTGTTCAGCACCTTGTGTTGAAGGCTATGTCAGTGATGAACAATATTTAGAACAAGTTGATTTGGTAAAAACTTTTCTTGCCGGTAAAAGCCAAGACGTTATCGATTCATTAATCGCAAAAATGGAAAAAGCCAGTGAGCAACTTCACTTTGAAGATGCAGCGTTTTATCGCGATCAAATTACCGCTCTACGTAAAGTGACGGAGCAAAACAATGTCTCCGGTACTATTGATGAAATTGACGTCCTGGCGTTTTCTCAAGATAAAGGCTTGTGTACAGTGCACGTCTTGTATATACGTGACCAAAAAGTTCTAGGTAGCAAAAACTATTCACCGACTGTGCCAGCGGACTCTGAGCCAAGTGAAATCATCACTTCTTTTATTAGTCAGTTTTATCTAAACGGTATCGGTGGCCAAAACATTCCAAAAACCATCATTGTTCCGACACTCACAGAGGATTTAGACGAACTTTCCGAAGCAATCAGTCAAATTCGCAACCGCAAAGTAGAATTAATAAAGCCGCAGCGCGGTGAAAAGTATAAGTACTATCAACTCGCACAAAAAAATGCCGACATTGATTTGGCAATGAAGCTTGCAGATGGTCGGGCGATAAGTTCTAAATACAAAGAACTCAAAGAGGTACTTAAATTACCTAAAATAGAGCGAATGGAATGTTTTGATATTAGCCATACGTTTGGTGAGTACCCGATAGCATCTTGTGTTGTATTTGGCCCTGACGGTCCTCAGAAATCCGACTATCGCCGTTATAACGTTAAGGGTGTAAAGGGCGGCGATGATTACGGTGCAATGGAGTTTGCCCTTAACAAGCGTTACAAAAATGTAAAAGATGCACAAAACGTCCCAGACATTTTGTTTATTGACGGTGGTAAAGGACAACTAAACAAAGCCGAGGCGTTTTTTGCCGACTGGCCACTTGAAAAAGCGCCTATCATAGTTGGTATTGCAAAAGGTGAGGGTAGAAAACCAGGATTAGAGACTTTGTACTTAAATGCAGGTGCAGTGGAAATTGACTTACCTGCAACTTCGATGGCACTGCATTTAATTCAACACATTCGCGACGAATCCCACCGTTTTGCCATCACGGGTCACAGAAACAAACGAAATAAAGCGAAAACCCAATCGGTATTGCAAGATATTCCAGGAGTGGGTGGCAAACGTCGCCAGGCTTTATTAAAAAACTTTGGTGGATTACAAGGCGTGTTGGCGGCAAAAATCGAAGATTTGGCAAAAGTGCCTGGAATTAGTAAACAATTAGCGCAAGAAATACATGGATTCTTGCATGACGGGGATTAA
- the pgsA gene encoding CDP-diacylglycerol--glycerol-3-phosphate 3-phosphatidyltransferase → MWNIPNILTSFRIFLIPVMVVFYYLPGETYEWKYFATAFIFWFAAITDALDGYLARKLDQSTPFGAFFDPVADKVMVAVAFIIVVDDYTNVWVTVPAIIIVGRELAISALREWMAEMGNRADVAVSMVGKFKTAAQMLALIGLLWHPNEYWVFDGWLLGPLLDIATYVFLYIATALTLWSLISYFRAAWPYISGKKV, encoded by the coding sequence ATGTGGAATATTCCAAATATCTTAACGTCTTTTCGTATCTTTTTAATCCCTGTAATGGTGGTGTTTTATTATCTCCCTGGTGAAACTTATGAGTGGAAGTATTTCGCAACTGCATTTATTTTCTGGTTTGCAGCCATTACCGATGCTCTTGATGGGTATTTAGCCCGAAAGTTGGACCAAAGCACGCCATTTGGAGCGTTTTTTGATCCAGTTGCTGACAAAGTAATGGTGGCAGTTGCCTTTATCATAGTGGTAGATGATTACACTAATGTCTGGGTTACCGTTCCTGCTATTATTATTGTCGGGCGCGAGCTGGCGATTTCGGCATTGCGTGAGTGGATGGCTGAAATGGGCAATCGAGCTGATGTTGCAGTTTCAATGGTTGGAAAATTTAAAACCGCTGCGCAAATGTTAGCGCTGATTGGTCTTTTGTGGCATCCAAATGAATATTGGGTGTTTGACGGTTGGTTACTTGGACCACTATTAGACATCGCAACTTATGTATTCTTATACATTGCTACTGCCTTAACACTTTGGTCTTTAATTAGTTATTTCAGAGCAGCTTGGCCATATATATCTGGCAAAAAAGTGTGA
- the yqfB gene encoding N(4)-acetylcytidine aminohydrolase yields the protein MNSITFYQRFEMDILSQKKTITIRDASEKDFVPHSIVDVSTYEDGRWFCQLRIVSVTPISFSELTDVHAQQENMTLEELKQVISDIYPETPDLYVIAFELVK from the coding sequence ATGAACAGTATTACCTTTTATCAACGTTTTGAGATGGATATCTTGTCTCAAAAAAAGACGATTACTATTCGCGACGCCAGTGAAAAAGACTTTGTGCCTCATTCAATCGTCGATGTTTCGACTTATGAAGACGGGCGGTGGTTTTGTCAGTTAAGAATTGTTTCTGTTACGCCGATCAGCTTTTCTGAGTTAACCGACGTACACGCCCAACAAGAAAATATGACACTCGAAGAGTTAAAACAGGTGATTAGTGATATTTATCCAGAAACACCTGATTTGTACGTAATAGCGTTTGAGCTGGTTAAATAA
- a CDS encoding mechanosensitive ion channel family protein, with amino-acid sequence MLNTQWLDTQLLKIGEFTLNIGQVLSFFIVLIVTAIVSRLLQAGFNKLAKQGGNSNSHQLYIISRIIHYLVVFIGFIIALTMLGFKVTELAIMASALGIGIGLGLQGMVNNFVSGLMIMFERSLKVGDFIELSNGVVGEVIEINMRATLIRTNDNVDILIPNADLVSGMVTNWTLQDNVRRFRIPFGVKYGSDKELVKKAALEAASNVPYTLDSLGRAPTVWMTSFGDSAINFTLGVWVTAEQVKRPTALVSDYLWAIDDALAKYDIEIPFPQRDLHIKSNHTVFKVESESSATSSKLKDAE; translated from the coding sequence ATGTTAAATACCCAGTGGTTGGATACTCAGCTTTTAAAGATTGGTGAATTTACCCTAAATATCGGACAAGTCCTGTCATTTTTTATTGTACTAATAGTAACGGCGATCGTATCCCGCTTATTGCAAGCTGGTTTTAATAAACTAGCAAAACAAGGCGGTAACTCCAACTCGCACCAACTGTATATAATCAGTCGGATCATACATTACCTGGTGGTATTTATTGGCTTTATCATAGCCTTGACTATGTTGGGCTTTAAAGTCACCGAATTGGCAATTATGGCCAGTGCCTTAGGTATCGGTATTGGTTTGGGTCTTCAAGGCATGGTAAACAACTTTGTTTCAGGCCTAATGATCATGTTTGAGCGCAGCTTGAAAGTAGGCGATTTTATTGAGCTTTCAAATGGTGTTGTTGGCGAAGTAATTGAAATTAACATGCGAGCAACGCTAATTCGTACCAACGACAATGTCGATATTTTGATCCCAAATGCCGATTTGGTATCTGGCATGGTGACGAACTGGACACTACAAGACAATGTAAGGCGATTTAGAATTCCTTTTGGGGTCAAGTATGGCAGTGATAAAGAACTCGTCAAAAAAGCGGCTCTAGAGGCTGCCAGTAATGTTCCATACACGTTAGATTCACTTGGTCGCGCACCAACCGTATGGATGACTAGTTTTGGTGACAGTGCTATTAATTTTACTTTGGGTGTTTGGGTTACGGCAGAACAGGTAAAACGCCCAACTGCGTTAGTTTCGGATTACCTTTGGGCGATTGATGACGCGCTAGCTAAATACGACATCGAAATTCCATTTCCGCAACGAGACTTACATATTAAGTCAAATCACACTGTCTTTAAGGTTGAATCTGAGTCGTCTGCTACAAGCAGTAAGCTCAAGGACGCAGAATAA
- a CDS encoding magnesium transporter CorA family protein: MIQCLLVNKDKSTTIGDISLLEQWRQDPNTYLWLDIGEHDPQEERALLAELGCHALAITDAQRERHPPKIELFSNYLYLLYRGIYKASPGMIFEHLQISLFIGDRILISRHDKASTAITSMFNENSGRYLKRSPAHLAMRLFHTSCGLYLKELIDFEAELESIEDQFQNHGNDKLMRQITQYRSRLIKLRRTFNYHVNIGKALEAYIDDEDTNIVNEKEVHTINDLNERLDRLLSLSQMYYDICGDLVDGYLSVTSHQLNATMRVLTVITAIFVPLSFLAGLYGMNFDYIPELKAENGYFILLGVMFVIAFGLMALFKKKNWL; encoded by the coding sequence ATGATTCAATGTTTATTAGTCAACAAGGATAAGTCGACGACCATCGGCGATATTTCTTTACTAGAACAATGGCGTCAAGATCCCAATACCTATCTTTGGCTAGACATTGGCGAACACGACCCACAAGAAGAACGCGCCCTCCTTGCCGAACTTGGATGTCACGCCTTAGCGATCACGGATGCACAGCGCGAACGTCACCCCCCAAAAATTGAGCTTTTTTCAAATTACCTCTATTTGTTGTACCGAGGAATTTATAAAGCATCACCGGGAATGATTTTTGAGCATTTACAAATCAGTTTATTTATTGGCGATCGAATCCTTATCTCTCGTCACGACAAGGCATCTACCGCCATTACTAGTATGTTTAATGAAAACAGTGGTAGATACTTAAAACGAAGTCCAGCTCATTTAGCAATGCGCTTGTTCCATACGAGTTGTGGTTTGTATTTAAAAGAGCTCATCGACTTTGAAGCAGAACTAGAATCTATCGAAGATCAATTTCAAAATCATGGCAATGACAAATTAATGCGCCAAATCACCCAGTATCGCTCTCGTCTGATTAAGCTTCGCCGCACGTTTAACTATCACGTTAACATTGGTAAAGCACTAGAGGCTTACATTGACGATGAAGACACAAACATTGTAAATGAAAAAGAGGTCCACACTATCAATGATCTCAACGAGCGACTTGATAGGTTGTTGAGTTTAAGTCAGATGTACTATGACATCTGTGGTGACCTTGTTGACGGTTATTTATCGGTAACTAGTCATCAATTGAATGCGACGATGCGAGTACTGACGGTTATTACTGCGATATTTGTTCCGCTGAGTTTTTTAGCCGGATTGTATGGTATGAATTTCGATTATATTCCAGAGCTCAAAGCTGAAAATGGTTATTTCATTTTACTTGGAGTGATGTTTGTTATCGCTTTTGGTCTAATGGCGTTGTTTAAAAAGAAAAACTGGTTGTAG
- a CDS encoding YebC/PmpR family DNA-binding transcriptional regulator yields MGRAYQNRKESMAKTANMKTKVYSKYGKEIYVVAKNGGGDPDTNIALKNIIERAKKDQVPAHVIKNAIDKAEGGAGEDYSPARYEGFGPGGCMVIVDCLTDNNNRTIMEVKNCFTKTNSKLGAQGSAAHMFDHVAIFVFDGDDEDSVLEALMMADVDVTDVEQEDGKITVIAPYTEYNNVKVALEEAYEGIDFDVQSISWEPQTTTPVTGDDVAVFDKFIDMLNDCEDVQEVYHNAEVER; encoded by the coding sequence ATGGGAAGAGCTTACCAAAACCGTAAAGAGTCTATGGCTAAAACGGCCAACATGAAGACTAAAGTATACTCAAAGTACGGAAAAGAAATTTATGTCGTTGCTAAAAATGGCGGCGGTGACCCAGATACAAATATTGCCCTTAAAAACATCATCGAGCGTGCCAAAAAAGATCAGGTGCCTGCGCATGTAATCAAAAATGCCATCGACAAAGCTGAGGGTGGTGCAGGTGAAGATTATTCTCCGGCTCGTTACGAAGGTTTTGGTCCTGGCGGCTGCATGGTCATCGTTGACTGTTTAACAGACAACAACAACCGTACCATCATGGAAGTTAAAAACTGCTTCACTAAAACAAATTCAAAGTTAGGAGCACAAGGTTCAGCTGCTCACATGTTTGACCATGTTGCTATTTTTGTATTTGACGGCGACGACGAAGATTCAGTTCTTGAAGCGCTTATGATGGCAGATGTAGACGTTACAGACGTTGAGCAAGAAGATGGCAAGATCACGGTAATTGCGCCTTACACTGAGTACAATAACGTTAAAGTTGCTCTAGAAGAAGCATACGAAGGTATCGATTTTGATGTTCAGTCAATTTCATGGGAACCACAAACAACGACACCTGTAACGGGTGATGATGTGGCCGTGTTTGACAAGTTTATCGACATGTTAAACGACTGTGAAGACGTACAAGAAGTTTATCACAACGCAGAAGTTGAACGTTAA
- a CDS encoding DUF5329 family protein — translation MVRFGLVLIVLLSVVPTFAFAKMQSEINHLLNYVKNTECQYERNGTFHQGPEAAKHITKKYKYYEDDIESTEDFIKYSATKSTMSGKHYKIHCAGAKPVKSKDWLLKELAAFRKNSKDN, via the coding sequence ATGGTAAGGTTTGGTTTAGTTTTAATTGTGTTGTTGTCAGTGGTTCCGACTTTTGCTTTTGCCAAAATGCAAAGTGAAATAAATCACCTTCTCAATTATGTCAAAAACACAGAGTGTCAATATGAGAGAAATGGCACCTTTCATCAAGGCCCAGAAGCGGCCAAACACATCACCAAAAAATATAAGTATTACGAAGACGACATCGAGTCCACGGAAGACTTTATCAAATACTCTGCAACGAAAAGCACGATGTCTGGAAAACACTATAAAATTCACTGTGCAGGTGCTAAGCCAGTCAAAAGCAAAGATTGGCTTTTGAAAGAACTTGCTGCGTTTAGAAAGAACTCAAAGGACAACTAA
- a CDS encoding DUF3703 domain-containing protein, with protein sequence MKSFTKSIACDVEIELAQAKDLAGKGHNSLAFQHLENAHVLGQESTWWHVKVHILMLKWGIAQRDFKECLGQLLRIVGAATKTAIGLVPVGNTGGSNISPFKSMPLKPEHQAAIQKAKGQV encoded by the coding sequence ATGAAGAGTTTTACTAAGTCGATTGCCTGTGATGTTGAAATAGAGTTAGCCCAAGCAAAGGATTTGGCAGGTAAAGGCCATAACAGTCTTGCTTTCCAACACCTAGAAAACGCCCACGTCCTCGGTCAAGAATCAACTTGGTGGCACGTTAAAGTACATATTTTGATGCTGAAATGGGGCATTGCCCAACGAGATTTTAAAGAATGTCTTGGCCAGCTATTGCGCATTGTTGGCGCAGCAACAAAAACCGCCATAGGTTTGGTTCCTGTCGGTAATACCGGTGGCAGTAATATTAGCCCATTTAAATCTATGCCTTTAAAGCCCGAACACCAAGCGGCAATCCAAAAGGCAAAGGGTCAAGTTTAA
- a CDS encoding DUF6985 domain-containing protein: MDVADNIIEQLEKVGNDLEGEVIFPVLGNNVLLTLGLSGTGVVEPAHKESINWLHNNIKNLFPIIEKAVFNYYISVLPDYHLGLEEYAEELMPKIHDPEQVWNHVIDPGVFIFPEEEGGETHIEFECTFDVEHGLRVIFKNGKLIKVGLE, translated from the coding sequence ATGGACGTAGCCGACAATATTATCGAACAATTAGAAAAAGTTGGAAATGATCTCGAAGGTGAAGTCATTTTCCCTGTTCTTGGTAACAATGTTTTATTAACTCTAGGTCTATCTGGAACCGGTGTTGTAGAGCCTGCTCATAAAGAGTCCATTAATTGGCTACATAACAATATTAAAAATTTGTTCCCAATAATAGAAAAAGCAGTGTTTAACTATTACATTTCAGTGTTACCTGATTATCACCTTGGACTTGAGGAGTACGCTGAAGAGCTAATGCCAAAAATTCATGACCCAGAACAAGTTTGGAATCATGTAATTGATCCAGGCGTGTTTATATTTCCTGAAGAGGAAGGCGGTGAAACACATATAGAATTTGAATGTACCTTCGATGTTGAGCATGGACTTAGAGTAATATTCAAAAATGGAAAACTAATAAAAGTTGGCTTGGAGTAA